The genomic stretch ACCGTGTCGATGGCGTCCTGCCTGGCAGCGACATCCCGCACCACGCCGCCCTTCCCTACCCGGTCCGGCCCCACCTCGAACTGGGGCTTCACCAGCGCAACCAACAGCCCGCCCGGCTCCAGGTATGTCAGCACCGACGGCAGCACCTGCGTGAGGGAGATGAAGCTCACGTCGATGACGACCACGCCGACCTTCTCCGGAAGGTCCTCTTCCGTGAGGTAGCGCGCGTTGACGCGCTCGCGCGAGCGCACCCGCGGGTCCGTGCGCAGCTTCTCGTGGAGCTGCCCGTAGCCCACGTCAATCGCGTGGACGCGCGTGGCGCCGTGCTGGAGCAGGCAATCCGTGAAGCCGCCGGTGCTGGCACCGATGTCCGCGGCCACCTTGCCTCGAACGTCGAGCCCGAAGCGGTCGATGGCGCCCTTCAGCTTCAGGCCGCCGCGCGACACATAGGGAAGCACCTCGCCCTTGAGGCGCAGCTCCGCCTCCTGCGGAATCAGCGTGCCGGGCTTGTCCACGCGCTGGTCGCCCACCACCACTTGGCCGGCCAGGATGAGCGCCTGGGCCTTGGTGCGCGACTCGGCCAGCCCGCGCTCCACCACCAGCACGTCCAGCCGCTCCTTGCGAGGCTTCACCGTCCGCCCCCTGCCAGCAGCGCCAGGCCCGCGCGCCGCAGGCCCGCCGCGTCCAGCCCCTGCTCCGCGCGCTGAACCCGCGCGTCCCCATGGGGAACGAACGCATCGGGCATGCCCATCAACCGGACGCGGGCCATCAGCCCGTGCGCCGCGAAGAGCTCGAGCACCGCGCTGCCCAGACCGCCGCGCGTGGTGCCCTCCTCGGCCACCACGACATGACCGGACCGGCCGGCCTCCAGCAAGGCGGCCTCATCCAGAGGCGAAGCGCAGCGCGCATCCAGCACGCTCCAGCCGGGCTCGCCCCGCGCGGCCTCCAGCGCGGCGATGCCCAGAGGTCCCAACGTCACCAGCGTCAGCCGGGGCTGCTCCGCGCGAAGCAGCCAGCGAGCCCCCCGAAGCGGCACCTCGCCCGCGCCCAGTCCTTCGGGCAGGGGCGGCAGCGTGCCGCGTGGGAAGCGGATGACGGAGGCGTGGGGCGCTGCCAGGGCGGTGTCCAGCATGGGCGCCAGGTCCTCCCCCACCATGGGCGACCACAGGTGCAGGTCCGGCAGCGGGCGCAGGAACGCCACGTCGTAGGTGCCCTGGTGCGTCGCCCCATCCGCGCCCACCAGCCCCGCGCGGTCCACGGCGAAGACGACGGGCAAGCCCGGCAGGCACACGTCGTGGATGATCTGGTCGTACGCGCGCTGGAGGAAGGTCGAATAGATGCAGCACACCGGCCGCGCGCCGGCCAAGGCCAGCCCCGCGCTGAAGGTGACGGCGTGCTGCTCCGCGATGCCCACGTCGTGCACCCGGTCCGGGAAGCGCGCCTTGAGCGCGTTGAGCGCCGAGCCCTCCAACATCGCGGGAGTCACCGCAACCACCCGTGGGTCCCGGGCCATGGCGTCCTCCAGCACCGCCGCGAAGGCCTCGCTGAAGGTCCGCTGGCCACCGCGTGAGCGCACCAGCTTGCCGTCCCGCCACTCATACGGGCCCATGGCGTGTCCACGCGTCTGCGCGTCGGCCTCCGCTGGCGGAAAGCCCTTCCCCTTCAGCGTCAGCGCGTGCACCACCACCGGCCGCGACGAGGCACGGGCCTCGCGCAGCGCGCGAATCAGCGCAGGCAGGTCGTGCCCATCCACCGGGCCCAGGTAGGTGAAGCCCAGGCCTTCGAAGAAGTCGCGCGCCTCGCGGGTGCGCAGCAGCGCGGGGATGGCCCCCACGTTGGCGCTGATGGACATCTGGTTGTCGTTGAGGACGACGACCAACGGCAGGGGGCTCCCCCCCGCGTTGTTGAGCCCTTCAAATGTAAGGCCCCCCGTGAGGCCGCCGTCGCCCAACACCGCCACCACGTGGCCCCGGTGCCCCTGCTGCCGCCGGCCCTCCAGCACGCCCAGCGCCGCGGACACCGCCGTGCATGAATGCCCCGCAAGCAGGGCGTCGTGAGGGCTCTCCCGCGGGTCCAGGAACGGCGCGATGCCGTCCGCGTGCCGCAGCGTGTGCATGCGGTCACGCCGCCCCGTGAGGAGCTTGTGCGCGTACGTCTGGTGCCCCACGTCGAACAGCAGCGCGTCTTGGGGCGAATGGAACACGCGGTGCAGCGCGACGATGAGCTCCACCGCGCCCAGGGAGGCCCCCAGGTGGCCCCCCACGCGGCCGCAGATGGAGATGATGTCCTCGCGCAGTTCCTGGCACAGGCGCGGCAGTGCCTCCTCGGGAAGTGCGCGGACGTCCGAGGGCGAGCCGATGCGTGACAGCAACTCCGACATCAGGACTTCCGCTCCACCGTGTAGCGCGCCAATGCCGCCAGCGGCCCGTCCTCGCCCTCCAGGGGGCGTACGGCCGCGATGGCTTCGGCCACCTTCTGGTCCGCCAGCTTCCGCGACGCCTCCAGGCCCACCACCGCCGGGAAGGTGAAGCGCCCGGCCGCGGCGTCCGCGCCCGCGGGCTTGCCCAGCTCCGCCGCCGTGGCCGTCACGTCCAGCACGTCATCGGCAATCTGGAAGGCCAGCCCCACCGCGTCGCCGTAGGTGTCCGCGCGCGCCAATGCGTCTGCGTCTCCACCGCTGGCCAGCACGCCCATGCGGCACGCGGCCCGGATGAGGGCGCCCGTCTTCATGCGGTGCAGCCGGATGAGGTAGTCCAGCGCGGACGGCCGGTCCTCGGCGGTGTCCAGCACCTGCCCGCCCACCATGCCCGCCGCGCCCGAGGCCACCGCCAGTTCCCGGCACAGCGCGGCGCGCATGCTCTCGGGTCCACTGGCCACCAGGGTGAAGGCCTCCGTCAACAGCGCGTCACCCGCGAGGATGGCCATGGACTCACCGTACACCTTGTGGTTGGTGAGCCGGCCCCGGCGGTAGTCGTCGTTGTCCATCGCCGGCAGGTCGTCATGCACCAGCGAATACGTGTGCACGTACTCCAGCGCGCACGCCGCGTCGCCCGCCACCGCCGACAAGGTGCTTCCGCGCGCCACGAGGTCCGCGAAGGCCAGGCAGAGCACCGGGCGCAGGCGCTTGCCGCCGGCCAGCAGGGAATAGCGGATGGCCTCCGCGAGCTTCGGCGGCGTCCCGGCGGGCCCGAGCCGATCCACACGCTCGCTCAGGAGGGACTCGACGCGCGCCTGCTGGGCGGCCAGGAAGGAGTTCAATTGAAACGTTGCCACGAGCGTCCGTGCTCCTCTTATGGAATCTGCGCGGGCACGAGCTCGCGAATACGGCTGACGAGCTTGTCCATGTCCAGCGGCTTGACGAAGTAGTCCGCGGCGCCCACCGCCATGCCGTGCCGCTTGTCCTCGGGCTCCCCGCGGCCACTGATGAAGATGACCGGGATGTCCCGGAACTGCTCGTTCTTCTTCACCGCCCGGCACAGCTCGAAGCCGTCAATCCAGGACATGTTCACGTCCAGGAGGATGGCGTGCGGCCGGTGCAGTTGGAGCGACGCGATGAGCCGCAGGCCGTTGGCCGCCATGGTGACGGCAAAGCCCTCGTCCTCCAGGGCCGCCGCCAGCAGCTCCCGCGTGTCGCGGTCATCATCGACAATGGTGATTTTCGGCTTCGACATGCCGGAGTGGACGCGCCCGAGTACCTAGAACGGGACGTCATCCTCCGGGGGCGGGCGGGGAGCGGGGGCCCGAGGGGCCGCCGGCGCCGCTGGACGCGCGGCGACCGACAGGGGCGCCACCACGTCGTTTCCGTCCTCGTCCAGCAGGAGCTGTTCGATGCGCTGCTCCGCCTCGGTGAGCAGCTTCTCACCCCTGCGCACCAGCCGGATGCCTTCCTCGAAGGCCTTGAGCGAGTCCTCCAGGGAGAGATTGCCGCTCTCCAGTCGTCCCACCGTCTCCTCGAGCCGGGAGACCACGTCCCCGTACTGCTCGGGGACCTCGGTCTCCGCCACCTTGTCCGCCTTGGGCGCCTTGTCCGACTTCGCCACTTCCATCCACCTCCCCGTATGGGGCGCGGGACTCTAGAGGGTGGCCCGTCAGCAGTCCACCGGCCCTTTCACCGCCGTGACGGTGGCTTCGATTTCTTCACATCCCCCGAGCGACTTCGCCCCGTTCGACGCGAGCTTGAGCCCCAGGCGCTCTCCCACCTGGACATCCGCGCCCGTTCGGACCACCGCGCCATCGCGCTGTCGGAACACCACCGAATAGCCGCGCGACATCACCTTCAACGGACTCATGGCGTCCAGACGTCCCTCCAGACGCTGGAAACGCTTCTGTGCATCCGCCAGGGCCCCCTGCTGGAGCGCCAGCAGCCGTGCCCGGTGCGCGGCCAGCCGGGCACGCTCGCGGGACACCTGGGCCGCCGGTGACGCCCTCTCGAGCCCCAGCCGCGCCGTCGCCAGCGCCCCGTGCCGCGTCGCCTCACCTGCGCGCACCGCCTCCGACAGCCGCATGGCCAGCTTCAACAGGTGCGCCCGCTGCTCACCCAGCCGTGCCTGGGGACGCGCCCGCTGCAGCCTTTCGGTCAGCGACCGCAGCGCCTCACGGTGCCCTCGCACGGCCGGCCGCAGCACGCGCATCATCGACTCCACCTGCTCGGACAGGTGCAGCCGCTGGTGGTTGATGGCCCGCCGAGGGTCCTCCAACCGCGACGCGAGCTGGCCCTGCTCCTCGCGCAGCTCCAGCACCCGACGCTCCATGGCACGCCGCAGACGGCCCGCCTGTGTGGCCAGCGTCAGCTCCAGGTCGGCCAGCACCGGCGCCAGGCGCTCCGCCGCGGCGCTGGGCGTGGGCGCGCGCAGGTCCGCCACGAAGTCGGAAATGGTGAAGTCGATTTCGTGACCGATGGCGGACACCACCGGCACCGGCGAGGCGAAGATGGCGCGGGCCACGCGCTCCTCGTTGAAGGTCCAGAGGTCCTCCACCGAGCCACCACCGCGCGTCACCACGATGACGTCCACGTCCGTGCGCGCCAGCCGCTCGATGGCGCGAGCCACCTCCACGGCGGAGCCTTCGCCCTGCACGCGCGCGTCCGCCACCAGGACGCTCTGCCGGGGGTTGCGCGAATGCAGCACGCGCAGGAAGTCCTGGAGCGCCGCACCCGTGCGGCTCGTCACCACGCCAATCCGCCGAGGAAGGGAGGGCAACGGCCTGGGGGGCCGCACGCGCCCGGGACCAATGAGTCCCTCCTGGGCCAGCCGCTCCTTGAGCTGCTCGAAGGCCAGCGCCAGGGCGCCCTCGCCCACCGGCTCCAGCCGCTGGACGATGAGGCTGTAGCGACCCTGCGGCTCGTACAGGTCCACGCTGCCTTCGGCAATCACCTCCATGCCGTCGCGCAGCGCGAAGCGCAGCCGGGCCGCCATGGAGGCCCACACCTTCGCGTCGATGGCCGCGCCCGCGTCCTTCAGCGAGAAGTACCAGTGGCCGCGCGCGTTGGGCCCACGGAAGCCCGTCACCTCGCCGCGCACGATGACGCGGGCGAAGCGCGACTCCAGCGTCTGCTTGAGCTGGCGGGTCAGCTCGCCCACCGACAGCACCACGCGCTCGGGCTTGGGCGGCGGAGGCGGCGCGCCTTCCATTGGCCCCAGCAGCGAGGTGCCGTCCTCGTCCACCGGAGGCGGTGGAGGCTTCGGCGGCGCCGCGGCCTTCCGCGCCGCGCCAGCCGCACGGGGGGTGGAGGCGCCACTGCCAAACAGGTCACCCTGCTGGCCCACTGGCGGCAGCGTGCCGCCTCCCACCTTGCGCCGGGTCATCGGGACAGCTTCTCGACCCAGGTCTTCGCCTTCTCGTGGTACTCGTCATCAGGAGGCGTCATCGCCACCACGTCCTTGAACTTGGGCAGGGCCT from Myxococcus xanthus encodes the following:
- a CDS encoding polyprenyl synthetase family protein; the encoded protein is MATFQLNSFLAAQQARVESLLSERVDRLGPAGTPPKLAEAIRYSLLAGGKRLRPVLCLAFADLVARGSTLSAVAGDAACALEYVHTYSLVHDDLPAMDNDDYRRGRLTNHKVYGESMAILAGDALLTEAFTLVASGPESMRAALCRELAVASGAAGMVGGQVLDTAEDRPSALDYLIRLHRMKTGALIRAACRMGVLASGGDADALARADTYGDAVGLAFQIADDVLDVTATAAELGKPAGADAAAGRFTFPAVVGLEASRKLADQKVAEAIAAVRPLEGEDGPLAALARYTVERKS
- a CDS encoding TlyA family RNA methyltransferase, giving the protein MKPRKERLDVLVVERGLAESRTKAQALILAGQVVVGDQRVDKPGTLIPQEAELRLKGEVLPYVSRGGLKLKGAIDRFGLDVRGKVAADIGASTGGFTDCLLQHGATRVHAIDVGYGQLHEKLRTDPRVRSRERVNARYLTEEDLPEKVGVVVIDVSFISLTQVLPSVLTYLEPGGLLVALVKPQFEVGPDRVGKGGVVRDVAARQDAIDTVTAFVREQGLEVLGLMDSTVPGPAGNVEALLVASRP
- a CDS encoding 1-deoxy-D-xylulose-5-phosphate synthase, whose translation is MSELLSRIGSPSDVRALPEEALPRLCQELREDIISICGRVGGHLGASLGAVELIVALHRVFHSPQDALLFDVGHQTYAHKLLTGRRDRMHTLRHADGIAPFLDPRESPHDALLAGHSCTAVSAALGVLEGRRQQGHRGHVVAVLGDGGLTGGLTFEGLNNAGGSPLPLVVVLNDNQMSISANVGAIPALLRTREARDFFEGLGFTYLGPVDGHDLPALIRALREARASSRPVVVHALTLKGKGFPPAEADAQTRGHAMGPYEWRDGKLVRSRGGQRTFSEAFAAVLEDAMARDPRVVAVTPAMLEGSALNALKARFPDRVHDVGIAEQHAVTFSAGLALAGARPVCCIYSTFLQRAYDQIIHDVCLPGLPVVFAVDRAGLVGADGATHQGTYDVAFLRPLPDLHLWSPMVGEDLAPMLDTALAAPHASVIRFPRGTLPPLPEGLGAGEVPLRGARWLLRAEQPRLTLVTLGPLGIAALEAARGEPGWSVLDARCASPLDEAALLEAGRSGHVVVAEEGTTRGGLGSAVLELFAAHGLMARVRLMGMPDAFVPHGDARVQRAEQGLDAAGLRRAGLALLAGGGR
- the xseB gene encoding exodeoxyribonuclease VII small subunit, which encodes MEVAKSDKAPKADKVAETEVPEQYGDVVSRLEETVGRLESGNLSLEDSLKAFEEGIRLVRRGEKLLTEAEQRIEQLLLDEDGNDVVAPLSVAARPAAPAAPRAPAPRPPPEDDVPF
- a CDS encoding response regulator; protein product: MSKPKITIVDDDRDTRELLAAALEDEGFAVTMAANGLRLIASLQLHRPHAILLDVNMSWIDGFELCRAVKKNEQFRDIPVIFISGRGEPEDKRHGMAVGAADYFVKPLDMDKLVSRIRELVPAQIP
- the xseA gene encoding exodeoxyribonuclease VII large subunit, whose product is MTRRKVGGGTLPPVGQQGDLFGSGASTPRAAGAARKAAAPPKPPPPPVDEDGTSLLGPMEGAPPPPPKPERVVLSVGELTRQLKQTLESRFARVIVRGEVTGFRGPNARGHWYFSLKDAGAAIDAKVWASMAARLRFALRDGMEVIAEGSVDLYEPQGRYSLIVQRLEPVGEGALALAFEQLKERLAQEGLIGPGRVRPPRPLPSLPRRIGVVTSRTGAALQDFLRVLHSRNPRQSVLVADARVQGEGSAVEVARAIERLARTDVDVIVVTRGGGSVEDLWTFNEERVARAIFASPVPVVSAIGHEIDFTISDFVADLRAPTPSAAAERLAPVLADLELTLATQAGRLRRAMERRVLELREEQGQLASRLEDPRRAINHQRLHLSEQVESMMRVLRPAVRGHREALRSLTERLQRARPQARLGEQRAHLLKLAMRLSEAVRAGEATRHGALATARLGLERASPAAQVSRERARLAAHRARLLALQQGALADAQKRFQRLEGRLDAMSPLKVMSRGYSVVFRQRDGAVVRTGADVQVGERLGLKLASNGAKSLGGCEEIEATVTAVKGPVDC